A single window of Nasonia vitripennis strain AsymCx chromosome 4, Nvit_psr_1.1, whole genome shotgun sequence DNA harbors:
- the LOC116417202 gene encoding trafficking protein particle complex subunit 11-like, which translates to MVATERATALCAACELPAKTLYFLPYADHLLGYTFRLEHILYNLAQSFYHQEYRIVKSHREQLNKTAHRYLFARHQFKMAF; encoded by the exons ATGGTAGCTACAGAGCGAGCAACTGCACTTTGTGCTGCATGCGAGTTACCAGCAAAaactctttattttttaccttATGCAGACCATTTATTAGGCTACACATTTAG attagagcatattttatacaaCTTAGCCCAAAGTTTTTATCATCAAGAATATCGAATAGTAAAGAGTCATAGAgaacaattaaacaaaactgcCCATCGATACTTATTTGCAAGACATCAATTCAAAATGGCTTTCTGA
- the LOC100120984 gene encoding tetratricopeptide repeat protein 1 translates to MEYKSPAKGPSNEEVIKELTKDLEKSCVREECVNKDREQPYDINNDDDKTKEDDDCSSKACEVDEIQNDLEEDEYFVDEVALKDRDLELTEEQRQELKIQSEHLKSKGNSLFREGEYVNATFTYTEGLRTCPLIFEKERAILFANRAAAKAKFMPDKISAIADCTKAIELDPVYVKAYLRRAHFYEEADKLDEALADYKKVLTFDPAHTESICAIKKLEPMIQERNEKLKEEMLSKLKDLGNMILRPFGLSTNNFQMQKDESSGGYSVKFNQNPT, encoded by the exons ATGGAGTATAAATCGCCGGCGAAAGGTCCGTCGAACGAAGAAGTCATCAAGGAGTTGACGAAGGATCTAGAAAAGTCGTGTGTGCGCGAGGAATGTGTAAATAAGGACCGTGAGCAGCCCTACGATATTAATAACGACGATGACAAGACGAAAGAGGATGATGATTGTAGTTCCAAGGCCTGTGAGGTCGACGAAATTCAGAATGATTTGGAAGAGGATGAGTATTTTGTCGACGAGGTTGCTTTGAAGGATAGGGATTTGGAACTTACAGAGGAGCAAAGACAG GAGTTGAAAATTCAATCCGAACATCTTAAGAGTAAGGGTAATAGTTTATTCCGTGAAGGAGAGTATGTTAACGCAACGTTTACTTACACAGAAGGTTTGCGCACATGCCCTTTGATCtttgagaaagagagagccaTTCTCTTTGCCAATCGAGCAGCAGCCAAAGCCAAATTTATG CCAGATAAGATTTCAGCAATAGCAGACTGCACAAAAGCAATAGAATTAGATCCAGTTTATGTGAAAGCCTATCTGAGAAGAGCTCACTTTTACGAAGAAGCAGATAAACTTGATGAAGCCTTAGCAGATTATaaaaaagtcttgacttttgATCCTGCCCACACGGAATCGATTTGTGCCATAAAG AAATTAGAACCAATGATACAAgagagaaatgaaaaattgaaagaagAGATGCTTAGCAAATTAAAAGATCTTGGAAACATGATTCTCAGACCTTTTGGTTTGTCcacaaataattttcagatGCAGAAAGATGAATCAAGTGGTGGTTATTCAGTGAAATTTAATCAGAATCCTACATAA